The following coding sequences are from one Thermoflexus sp. window:
- a CDS encoding HIT family protein — MDACIFCAIVARRQPAEIVYEDERTMAFLDINPANPGHTLVIPKRHAETIFEIDEEDAAAVMRTAVRVARAIRQALAPDGLNLVQSNGRAGGQEIFHLHVHVIPRWVGDGLRLARPPVVRRERPLPEVAAEIRRALGG; from the coding sequence ATGGACGCATGCATCTTCTGCGCCATCGTAGCGCGCCGGCAGCCGGCGGAGATCGTCTACGAGGACGAGCGGACGATGGCCTTCCTGGACATCAACCCGGCGAATCCGGGTCACACCCTGGTCATCCCCAAGCGCCATGCGGAGACCATCTTTGAGATCGACGAGGAGGACGCCGCGGCCGTGATGCGCACGGCGGTCCGGGTGGCCCGGGCGATCCGTCAGGCGCTGGCCCCGGATGGCCTGAATCTCGTGCAGAGCAACGGGCGGGCCGGCGGGCAGGAGATCTTCCATCTGCACGTGCATGTGATCCCCCGCTGGGTGGGGGATGGGCTGCGGCTGGCCCGGCCGCCGGTGGTGCGCCGGGAGCGCCCGCTCCCCGAGGTCGCGGCGGAGATCCGTCGAGCGCTGGGCGGGTAA
- a CDS encoding class I SAM-dependent methyltransferase, which yields MLDLSRQEIYRARYRAQRPGWRPAGEVFNALLEPLLAPAVRALDAGCGRFGVLGRFQDRVGLAVGVDRDFPSLRENPILSLRVQARLEALPFAGGAFDLILCTWVIEHLPEPERAFQEMARALKPGGHLLLLTPNARHPLMILGRWIPPPWRPALVQRLYGRAPQDIFPVFYRANTPGKLRRLLREAGLREIAWFAIEDPTYMAFHPLLFALAALYERLTAWPPLRGWRIHLVGLFRKP from the coding sequence ATGCTGGATCTCTCCCGTCAGGAGATCTATCGGGCTCGCTATCGGGCGCAACGGCCGGGCTGGCGGCCTGCCGGGGAGGTCTTCAACGCCCTGCTGGAGCCGCTCCTCGCCCCGGCCGTCCGGGCGCTGGACGCTGGATGCGGCCGGTTCGGGGTCCTGGGCCGCTTTCAGGATCGAGTAGGCCTGGCGGTCGGGGTGGACAGGGATTTCCCCTCCCTGCGGGAGAACCCGATTCTCTCGCTTCGCGTTCAGGCCCGGCTGGAAGCGCTGCCGTTCGCGGGGGGCGCCTTCGATCTGATCCTCTGCACCTGGGTGATCGAACATCTCCCGGAACCGGAGCGGGCTTTTCAGGAAATGGCTCGTGCCCTGAAGCCCGGAGGCCATCTCCTCCTGCTGACTCCGAACGCGCGCCATCCCCTGATGATCCTGGGGCGCTGGATCCCCCCGCCATGGCGGCCTGCTCTGGTGCAGCGCCTTTACGGCCGCGCCCCCCAGGACATCTTCCCGGTCTTCTATCGCGCCAATACCCCCGGGAAGCTGCGCCGCCTCCTCCGCGAAGCCGGCCTGCGGGAGATCGCCTGGTTTGCGATCGAGGATCCCACCTACATGGCCTTCCATCCGCTGCTGTTCGCCCTGGCCGCTCTCTACGAGCGGCTCACCGCCTGGCCTCCGCTTCGCGGATGGCGCATCCACCTGGTGGGCCTGTTCCGGAAACCATGA
- a CDS encoding alpha-glucosidase → MRELRWWQKAVFYQIYPRSFADANGDGIGDLEGIRRHLDYLQDLGIEALWLCPHYPSPLVDWGYDVADYMDVAPEYGTLTDFRRLLDEAHRRHIRVILDLVLNHTSDQHPWFQESRAGRDSPKRDWYIWRDGKNGGPPNNWYSIFGGSAWEYDPRTGQYYYHFFFKEQPDLNWRNPAVKQAMFDVVRFWLDMGVDGFRLDAVGTIFEDPALPDQNAPMSYPEWLKAWNAASDEAERERLWRIRQEMFRYQEDLPEVHDLMRELRALVNTYGDVVLVGETEDLAYYGNGEDELHLVFNFPLMKAPRLTPAVVRANQRERLSGMPAGAWPCNTMGNHDFSRVLSRYGDGRHDLEIARIAAALMLTLRGTPFLYYGEEIGMRDLILTDLAQFKDPLGRWWYRVERELFGTPHEEAVIRGARFGRDKCRTPMQWSRAPNAGFCPPGVAPWLPVHPNYQEGVNVADQLEDPDSLLAFYRRLIHLRQRTPALLAGEYVALAEDSEEALVFLRRLPEDGQACLVAMNMGESPARVNVDLPNRGRCLFSTHRQEGREEALRELRLAPFEITIMELLRSE, encoded by the coding sequence ATGCGGGAGCTCAGGTGGTGGCAGAAGGCGGTGTTCTATCAGATCTATCCGCGCAGCTTTGCCGACGCGAACGGAGACGGCATCGGAGACCTGGAGGGGATCCGCCGCCATCTGGATTACCTCCAGGATCTGGGGATCGAAGCCCTCTGGCTCTGTCCCCACTATCCCTCCCCCCTGGTGGATTGGGGCTATGATGTGGCGGACTACATGGACGTGGCCCCGGAATATGGCACCCTCACGGATTTCCGCCGTCTTCTGGATGAAGCGCACCGCCGCCACATCCGGGTGATCCTGGACCTGGTCCTCAATCACACCTCGGACCAGCATCCGTGGTTTCAGGAATCCCGAGCCGGGCGGGACAGCCCGAAACGGGACTGGTATATCTGGCGCGATGGGAAGAACGGCGGGCCGCCCAACAACTGGTATTCGATCTTCGGAGGCTCTGCCTGGGAATACGACCCGCGGACCGGTCAGTATTACTATCACTTCTTCTTCAAGGAGCAGCCGGACCTGAACTGGCGGAATCCGGCTGTGAAGCAGGCGATGTTCGATGTCGTCCGCTTCTGGCTGGATATGGGGGTGGACGGCTTCCGCCTGGATGCGGTGGGGACGATTTTCGAGGACCCCGCGCTCCCGGATCAGAACGCGCCTATGAGCTACCCGGAGTGGCTAAAGGCATGGAACGCCGCTTCGGATGAGGCGGAGCGCGAGCGCCTGTGGCGCATCCGACAGGAGATGTTCCGCTATCAGGAAGATCTGCCCGAGGTCCATGACCTGATGCGGGAGCTGCGCGCTCTGGTCAACACGTATGGAGATGTGGTCCTGGTGGGAGAGACGGAGGACCTGGCCTATTACGGGAATGGGGAGGACGAGCTGCACCTGGTGTTCAACTTCCCGCTGATGAAAGCCCCGCGCCTGACGCCGGCGGTGGTGCGCGCGAACCAGCGGGAGCGGCTGAGCGGCATGCCGGCAGGGGCCTGGCCGTGCAACACCATGGGCAACCACGATTTCTCCCGCGTCCTCAGCCGATACGGGGATGGCCGGCACGATCTCGAAATCGCCCGGATCGCCGCCGCGCTGATGCTGACCCTGCGCGGGACGCCGTTCCTCTACTACGGGGAAGAGATCGGCATGCGGGATCTGATCCTCACCGATCTCGCGCAATTCAAGGATCCCCTGGGCCGCTGGTGGTATCGCGTGGAGCGGGAGCTGTTCGGAACGCCCCATGAGGAGGCGGTGATCCGCGGGGCACGATTCGGCCGCGACAAGTGCCGAACCCCGATGCAATGGTCCCGGGCGCCGAACGCAGGCTTCTGCCCGCCGGGGGTGGCGCCGTGGCTTCCGGTGCACCCGAACTATCAGGAAGGGGTGAACGTGGCCGATCAGCTGGAGGATCCAGACTCGCTGCTCGCCTTCTACCGGCGCCTCATCCATCTGCGGCAGCGCACGCCCGCCCTGCTGGCCGGCGAATATGTGGCCCTGGCCGAGGATTCGGAGGAGGCGCTGGTCTTCCTGCGCCGGCTTCCGGAGGACGGCCAGGCCTGCCTGGTGGCGATGAACATGGGGGAGAGCCCGGCGCGCGTGAACGTCGATCTCCCGAACCGGGGCCGGTGTCTCTTTTCGACCCATCGGCAGGAAGGCCGGGAAGAGGCGCTCCGCGAGCTACGCCTGGCGCCCTTCGAGATCACGATCATGGAGCT